Sequence from the Phalacrocorax carbo chromosome 8, bPhaCar2.1, whole genome shotgun sequence genome:
CGCTCCTGCTTTTCGCCGGTCTCAGACATCAGCGAGTTCATGTTTGTGAAACCCTCCGCGGGTCCAGCTGGTGCCAATCTGCCAGATCCTACCCTGTGCAGCGAGGTGAGCTCGGGAGCGTGTCCCCCAGCCTGACCGCAGCCCCGGCGTCTGCGGGGCTTGGGGCACAGGAGCGGCTCGGGACGCGCCACCCCCGGCCggctttggggagggggtgcccgCTGGTGCCCgctcccagcagccaggcagggcgGAGCGGGGGTGCGCGCTGCCGGGAGCCCCCGGCGCTCTCCAGGCGCTGCGGAGGCGGAGTgctgggggcggggcgggggggggctaCGCCGTGCGTAGTTTGGGGAAGGcggtggaggagggagaggaagagggagagaaaaagaaggaggagaaggaggaggaggagggggagggggaggagggagctgtgGAGAGACGTAAAACTGTCATTCGGTCCATCCCCTCCGCTCGCCGACTTTCTGTGCCTTTGCGTGCCGAGGAGCGGCTCAGCCGGCCGGGCTGTGatcgccccccgcccccgtccccTCCATTCCTCCCTGCCGGGCTCCGGCGGCTGCTTCCTCCCTGCGCAACCCGCTCAGACCCTTCGGGGCGCGGGGCTtccggcgcggcggcggctcccggggccggcagcgggagcggggaggcgggggaggcTGCACGAAgccgccgctccgctccgcgctGCTCCGCTCGCACACTCGGCACGGGATGCTCGGGGGACGGAGTTTGCCATGGCAGCTCCCGCTGCTGCTCgcagccctctcctgcctcccGGCCCCCAGCAGCGCCCAGCTCCACTACTCTGTGCCCGAGGACCGAGAGCCAGGGTCCTCGGTGGGCGACCTGGCCAAGGACCTGGGGCTGGAGGTGCGGAGCCTGGCTGCCCGCAACCTGCGCTTGGTGAGCGAGGGTGGGCAGTGGCACTTTCAGGTGAACCTGGCATCGGGTGTGCTGCTCCTCGACAGCAGGCTGGACAGGGAGGCgctgtgcaggcagagccccACGTGCTCCCTGCACCTCCAACTCGTCATGGAGAATCCCCTCCAGCTCCACCGCATTGAGGTGGACATCCTCGACGTGAATGACAACGCACCCCAGTTCCCCAAGCTGGAGGTGGTCTTGGAGATCACCGAGGTAGCCAACCCTGGGACTCGGCTACCCTTGGAGGTAGCAGAAGACCCGGATATGGGCTCCAACTCCATCTCCACATATGAGCTCAGCCCCAGTGAGCATTTCGCCCTGAGTATCAATGTGAGAGGAGATGGTGTTAAAATGCCTGAGATTGTACTTGAAAAAGCACTGGATAGAGAGAAAGTGGCTGTTCATCACTTAACATTGACAGCCCTGGATGGGGGGAATCCGGTGAAATCTGGCACTGCCAAGGTTACTATCCATGTGCTGGATGCAAATGACAACCCTCCTGTCTGTGACCCACCCGTATCCACGGTACATCTGGAGGAGAACATGCCAGTGGGCACTCTGGTCACCAAGTTGAATGTCACTGACCTGGATGAAGGTCCTAATGGGATCGTGGAATATTCTTTCAAAACTAGCAATAATGCACCCAGTAAATTCACCAACCTGTTCTCCTTAGACACCCGGACAGGGGAGATCAGAACCAAAGGCCCACTGGATTATGAGGAATCCAGTGCTTATGAGATTGCAGTTCGAGCCAGGGACAAGGGATCTCCAGCCATGGAAGGACACTGTCACCTGCGAGTGGAACTAATCGATGTCAATGATAACAGCCCAGAGATTGTGCTGACATCTCTCTCCAGCCCAGTGCAGGAGGACGCAATCCCGGGCACTGTGATTGCCCTCATTGGTGTGAAGGACAGCGATTCTGATGACAATGGGCAGGTCCATTTGCAGATAGCGAAAGAACTCCCATTTAAACTGGTGTCatcttttaaagaacatttctcGCTGGTCACAAATGGTCCCCTTGATCGGGAGAAGGACATTGGATACAACATCACGGTGAGAGCTGTGGATTCAGGGTCCCCACAGAGGGCCACGCAAAAAACCTTTTACCTCCAAATTGCTGATGTGAATGATAATGCACCAAATTTCTCCAGACCTTTTGATATAGCGCACATTCAGGAAAACTCCCTTCCTggaacttctgtttttcaagtgTCAGCATCTGATCCTGATGAGGGTAGCAATGCCGAGCTGTCTTACTCCATCCTACACAATGGGATGCAGGATATACCCATCTCAACCTACTTTCGAATAGACCAGGACAATGGCACTATCTACACTGTGAGAGCTCTGGACTATGAGCAGGATAAGGTGTTCCAGGTGCCTGTGGAGGTGAAGGATGCTGGGTCTCCTGCGCTGAGTAGTACTGCTGTGGTCCATGTGTTCGTCCTCGATGAGAATGACAATGCCCCAACCATTGTCTATCCGTCTGTCCCCAAGGGCTCCGCCTTCCACCAAACCATCCCGGCCTTGGCAGAACCTGGCTATCTGGTCACCAAAATTGTAGCTGTTGATGCTGATAGTGGCCATAATGCCTGGCTGTCCTACCAGCTGCAGGAGACTGCAGAAACTTTGCCTTTCCAAGTGGAACGCCGCTCTGGAGAGCTAAGGGTTGCACAGGCTATCAGGGAGTCAGAAGGTCCCCACAGGCTGGTGGTTGAAGTGAGGGACAATGGGACACCGTCCCTTTCAGCCTCTGTGGTAATAGTCATTTCTCTGGAGGAAAACAGTGTGCAGGACTTTGCCAAATCCTTGGACCTCCCCGAATCTTATCCCAAGGATACCAACCTAACCCTTTACCTCATCATCTCCTTGGTGTCCATTTCCCTTGTCTCCTGTGTGATGTTTGCTGTGGTGGCTGTCCGGTGTCTCAAAGCTGGCACTGCTAGCTGGACCTTCACATGTTGCTGCCGAGGGACTGGCCGCAAGCCCACCTCACATTTCCGTGGGCAAATGAAGCCAGATGGCTTCATCAAGTACCTGGATGTGGGAGGAGTGGGCTTGACCTCCCAGGCACAGAATTACACCTCTTGTTTCTCACCCATGTCTGATCAGAGCGATTTCCTCTTTGTAAAACCTTTCAGTCATTCTAGCACTGCGGAGACTGTGGCTGCCTACGAGCAGGTGACAAGCACCTTAGCGAGTCCCTGCGATGGGGTAAGAGATGGGTCTTTCTTACTGTCCTGTCTGCTAAATGCAATGATTCATAATATCCAAGCCAGTTGGCTGTTCTCTCTCTGTCCTTCTACCTAAGAAGGTGGCTTCAGGGAACATGTGTGACCATCACCTCCTGTGAGGTGGCAGGTGAAGTCTTTGGCTCGGCTTGATGGAAttgggggaaggggctgggtgGCACTATAAAATCAAAGACTGTGTGTTTGTAGAAGTAGAGGGTTTTCGCTTGGCCCTGTTcatactcttttctttttaaagtgattCTTAGCATGGTCAGGAACATGGTTTTGGGGTGTTTAACTTATTGATTCTGTTTAATCCCTTTATTCTGAATGGCATACAAACTGCAAATAGGAGAAGGTTATCTGAAAGCAAAGTTTGTTGgtgtttcttttgctgttttagAGGTGCATTGTAGAAATTTCTCATTCTTCAACTCCCAAGTGTTATTAATTACTGATTGTGCGCCAGCAAGGGATCATTTTCCAGCTTGGTGATTTTGAGTGAGGGACTGATTTTACTGTTCAGCACTGAACACAGTGACATTTTTCACAAAGATCCTAGTGACCTTATGTGCCCTTGGACTTGCAGAGACATAGGCATCGGTGAGCTTTGAAAAGTTTAGCCACTGGTATTCAGATGTCTAAATATGGATGTAGGTGACTGTGTTTAGCTGCAGCTTTCATAACTTTCGGTTACAAAAAGTAAAGTAATTTTGTGTCATAAATGCCTGCCCTAAATTTGAAAGTGGTAATTACAACAGGAATTCAAAATATAGATTGGGAAGGGCTTATCTAGTGCAGGATTGTGTATCAGCATGTGCAAAAATGTGTATCTGAAATCTGCAGGGCAATTATTTAAACAGCTTAATTTGTATGCAGCATAGGTACCAGTGGGGCCTCTATTTTAGGGGAGTAATTTATTCTAATATAGTCTTTCATAAGAATCATCAAAGCTGTGATGAAATTAGTGAAATCACATCTACTAAATAAAAATCTAGGTCAGCTGTACCCATCTTTACTTTTCCTTAGTAATTACACGTACAAGCAGAATAATCCTATAATATTGATGTTCCACTGTATGGATTATGAACTGCACATTCCTAAGGGAACTGAGAGAAATGTTGTTCTTTCCAGGTAGCATGTTATCATTCTGGGGTTCATTAAGAAGATTGCAATTTTTAGAAGTATGCATCTTCCACACAGGAAACAGTCCTGCTGTTTAGTGCTCTTCCTCAAAGGCGTGATTCAAACAGGAATATGCAAGCCTGCTTTGTGTCTTTCTGTATTTACAAAATGTCCATTGTCTGATGGTAAAATAGCACAGGCAGAAAGCAATATGGGGGCTTACTAATGAAGTTACAAAGTGTGCTGATCTGTCCAAAGTTTATTGTGTCTCCTTAaacaaataatgcttttttcttttcctgtcgGAAGTTCATTCTTTTATCAGTggacagaaaaatattgtaaTGCTCTGAGGCAACAGCATCTAGGAAAAGTCATTCAAATATAATTTGTGAAATCAAGATCTCAGGCAGGCTTTTTTAAGGACAGAAGAAGGGCAGATTAGGAAGGTCGGTTACCATTTTACCTTCTGGCATTAAAAGCATCTTTGTCTGTATCAATTAACTCTGCCACCCCAACCCCCACA
This genomic interval carries:
- the LOC104048657 gene encoding protocadherin gamma-C5-like isoform X7, translating into MQDIPISTYFRIDQDNGTIYTVRALDYEQDKVFQVPVEVKDAGSPALSSTAVVHVFVLDENDNAPTIVYPSVPKGSAFHQTIPALAEPGYLVTKIVAVDADSGHNAWLSYQLQETAETLPFQVERRSGELRVAQAIRESEGPHRLVVEVRDNGTPSLSASVVIVISLEENSVQDFAKSLDLPESYPKDTNLTLYLIISLVSISLVSCVMFAVVAVRCLKAGTASWTFTCCCRGTGRKPTSHFRGQMKPDGFIKYLDVGGVGLTSQAQNYTSCFSPMSDQSDFLFVKPFSHSSTAETVAAYEQVTSTLASPCDGQAQPNTDWRFSQTQRPGTSGSQNGEEGGAWPNNQFDTEVLQAMILASANEAADGNSTLGGGTGTMGLSARYGPQFTLQHVPDYRQNVYIPGSTATLTNAAGKRDAKSASSSGGNKKKSGKKEKK
- the LOC104048657 gene encoding protocadherin gamma-C3-like isoform X6, which gives rise to MLGGRSLPWQLPLLLAALSCLPAPSSAQLHYSVPEDREPGSSVGDLAKDLGLEVRSLAARNLRLVSEGGQWHFQVNLASGVLLLDSRLDREALCRQSPTCSLHLQLVMENPLQLHRIEVDILDVNDNAPQFPKLEVVLEITEVANPGTRLPLEVAEDPDMGSNSISTYELSPSEHFALSINVRGDGVKMPEIVLEKALDREKVAVHHLTLTALDGGNPVKSGTAKVTIHVLDANDNPPVCDPPVSTVHLEENMPVGTLVTKLNVTDLDEGPNGIVEYSFKTSNNAPSKFTNLFSLDTRTGEIRTKGPLDYEESSAYEIAVRARDKGSPAMEGHCHLRVELIDVNDNSPEIVLTSLSSPVQEDAIPGTVIALIGVKDSDSDDNGQVHLQIAKELPFKLVSSFKEHFSLVTNGPLDREKDIGYNITQAQPNTDWRFSQTQRPGTSGSQNGEEGGAWPNNQFDTEVLQAMILASANEAADGNSTLGGGTGTMGLSARYGPQFTLQHVPDYRQNVYIPGSTATLTNAAGKRDAKSASSSGGNKKKSGKKEKK